The following proteins are encoded in a genomic region of Elusimicrobiota bacterium:
- a CDS encoding class I SAM-dependent methyltransferase, with product MLEKAEYKGTSHLIATRSLVKYNNYVFNLICRGLKMDGELLEFGPGLGDFLERFKQKGKLIDCVENEPQFYDALKPLARTVAGKLEDLPGQYDGIVSVNVLEHIENDRGTLRDLYAKLKPGGILNLYLPAAQILYGHLDALVHHFRRYDRADLLEKVRTAGFEVEEVFNVDAVGFIAFGIYKLLKWGDGNITPGSMTFYDNVIFPFTYVVDPMVGRSFGRSIYLRARKAAKPHVVVSPSSP from the coding sequence GTGCTAGAGAAGGCGGAGTACAAGGGCACCAGCCACTTGATCGCGACCCGGTCGTTGGTCAAGTACAACAACTATGTTTTCAACCTGATCTGCCGGGGGCTGAAGATGGACGGGGAGCTGCTCGAGTTCGGGCCCGGGCTCGGGGACTTCCTGGAGAGGTTCAAACAGAAGGGGAAATTGATCGATTGCGTCGAGAACGAGCCGCAGTTTTATGACGCCTTGAAGCCTCTGGCCCGGACGGTGGCCGGGAAACTGGAAGATCTCCCGGGCCAGTACGACGGGATCGTGAGCGTGAACGTCCTTGAACATATAGAGAACGACAGGGGAACCTTGCGGGACCTGTACGCGAAATTGAAACCCGGCGGCATACTCAACCTTTACCTTCCTGCGGCGCAGATTTTATACGGACACCTGGATGCGCTGGTGCATCACTTTCGGCGATATGACCGCGCGGACCTCTTAGAAAAGGTCAGAACGGCGGGATTCGAAGTGGAGGAAGTGTTTAACGTCGACGCAGTCGGTTTTATCGCCTTCGGCATCTACAAGCTGCTCAAGTGGGGCGACGGGAACATCACGCCCGGATCGATGACTTTTTACGACAACGTGATATTCCCGTTCACCTACGTTGTGGACCCTATGGTTGGTCGGAGCTTCGGCCGAAGTATTTACCTTAGAGCGCGAAAAGCCGCGAAACCCCACGTCGTGGTGAGCCCGTCCAGCCCATGA
- a CDS encoding SDR family oxidoreductase, producing the protein MNGRLRERTVLITGGGQGIGKAAAIAFAKEGAQVAICGRNAANLGAVAAELRALGAKVVAESCDVTDEGQVAEFIAAVVKEFGRIDVLVNNAGLLGPRGALEKVSAGDWRATIAANLTGPFLMTREVLRASMLKRERGVVINVSSGQGRKGTAGWGPYAASKFGLEGLTQVWADETRALGLRFYTLSPGPTATAMRAAAAPDEDPRTIKSPAVAAQAFVTLALDDCALPTGAVLRLDPAGKMLC; encoded by the coding sequence ATGAACGGACGCCTCCGCGAGAGGACGGTTCTCATCACCGGCGGCGGCCAGGGCATCGGCAAGGCCGCCGCGATCGCCTTCGCCAAGGAAGGCGCCCAGGTCGCGATCTGCGGCCGGAACGCCGCGAACCTGGGGGCCGTCGCGGCCGAATTGCGGGCGCTCGGGGCCAAGGTCGTCGCGGAGAGCTGCGACGTGACGGACGAGGGGCAGGTCGCGGAGTTCATCGCGGCCGTGGTCAAGGAGTTCGGGCGGATCGACGTCCTGGTCAACAACGCCGGCCTCCTGGGCCCGCGGGGGGCGCTCGAGAAGGTCTCCGCCGGCGACTGGCGGGCGACGATCGCGGCGAACCTGACCGGCCCGTTCCTCATGACGCGCGAGGTCCTGCGCGCCTCGATGCTCAAGCGGGAGCGCGGCGTGGTGATCAACGTGTCGTCGGGCCAGGGACGCAAGGGGACGGCCGGCTGGGGTCCGTACGCCGCGAGCAAGTTCGGGCTCGAGGGGCTGACCCAGGTGTGGGCCGACGAGACGCGCGCGCTCGGGCTGCGGTTCTACACGCTGAGCCCGGGGCCGACGGCGACGGCGATGCGGGCCGCGGCGGCGCCGGACGAGGACCCGAGGACGATCAAGAGCCCGGCCGTCGCGGCGCAGGCGTTCGTGACGCTCGCGCTCGACGACTGCGCGCTGCCGACCGGCGCGGTCCTGCGGCTGGATCCCGCGGGGAAGATGCTGTGCTAG
- a CDS encoding AbrB/MazE/SpoVT family DNA-binding domain-containing protein, translated as MSKLVAVSPIGKNGQTVVPAKIRRLFKLEPGKGMVGFYLNAGHIELAPISVLRETSEYTEAELDKVEKLGRARGGKRFKSARSAAAHLKTL; from the coding sequence ATGAGCAAACTTGTCGCAGTGTCCCCCATCGGGAAGAACGGGCAGACGGTGGTTCCCGCGAAGATCCGGCGTCTCTTCAAGCTTGAGCCCGGCAAGGGCATGGTCGGCTTCTACCTCAACGCCGGGCACATCGAGCTGGCTCCCATATCCGTGCTCCGCGAAACAAGCGAATACACGGAAGCCGAGCTGGATAAGGTCGAAAAGCTCGGCCGCGCGCGCGGGGGCAAAAGATTCAAGAGCGCCCGCTCCGCCGCCGCCCACCTGAAAACGTTGTAG